From one Cyprinus carpio isolate SPL01 chromosome B3, ASM1834038v1, whole genome shotgun sequence genomic stretch:
- the LOC109057936 gene encoding tetratricopeptide repeat protein 30A-like isoform X2, producing the protein MPLTTIKDGEYTATVYKMIKEGRYGDAIHILSKEHQKHTKSRAALSLLGYCYYHMQDFINAAECYEQLTHLHPEVEDYKLYYAQSLYGACSFPEAMKATFLLDSTTSHTKMIKLQAAITYGEEDFSGAKTLVEQLPQDDPDYDVDLGCLLYKEGEYEEACKKFMSSMNVLGYQPDLAYNIALCYYSLKQYAAALKYIAEIIERGIREHPELSIGLTTEGIDVRSVGNTLVLHETALIEAFNLKAAIEYQLKNYAAAQEALTDMPPRSEEELDPVTLHNQALMNMDSKPTEGFEKLAFLLQQNPFPPVTFGNLLLLYCKYEYFDLAADVLAENAHLTYKFLTPYLYEFLDAMITCQTAPEEAFRKFDEIAGKLIEQLRKVQEARHNRDDESLKKYVQDYDEVLERYIPVLMAQAKVYWNRENYSMVEKIFHKSLEFCNEHDTWKLNVAHVLFMQDNKYKEAIGFYEPIVKKHYENLEQCNIQECPCKTKPSILNVSAIVLANLCVSYIMTSQNEEAEELMRKIEKEEEQISYDDPDKKIFHLCIVNLVIGTLYCAKGNYDFGISRVIKSLEPYNKKLGTDTWFYAKRCFLSLLENMAKHMIMLRDSVVQECIQFLEHCELYGKDVPAIIEQPLEEDRMHIGKNTVTYESRLIKALFYEVTGWNE; encoded by the exons ATGCCGCTAACAACGATTAAAGACGGCGAATACACGGCCACCGTGTACAAAATG ATCAAAGAAGGGCGATATGGAGACGCAATTCATATTCTGAGCAAAGAGCATCAGAAACACACTAAA TCCAGGGCTGCTCTGTCTCTGCTAGGCTACTGCTACTACCACATGCAGGACTTCATTAATGCAGCAGAATGTTATGAACAGCTGACACATCTTCACCCAGAGGTCGAGGACTACAAACTTTACTATGCCCAGTCTCTGTATGGAGCTTGTAGCTTCCCAGAGGCCATGAAAGCCACTTTTCTCTTGGACAGCACAACTAGTCATACTAAG ATGATTAAACTGCAAGCTGCCATCACATATGGAGAGGAAGATTTTTCAGGTGCAAAG ACTCTGGTTGAGCAGTTGCCTCAGGACGATCCAGACTATGATGTGGATCTCGGATGTTTGCTTTATAAGGAGGGCGAGTATGAAGAGGCTTGCAAAAAGTTTATGTCCTCCATGAATGTACTGGGCTACCAGCCAG ATCTGGCCTACAATATAGCACTTTGTtactacagtttaaaacagtACGCTGCAGCACTCAAATATATTGCAGAAATTATAGAACGTGGAATCAGAGAGCATCCAG AGCTCAGTATTGGATTGACAACAGAAGGCATTGATGTAAGAAGTGTCGGCAACACCCTCGTCCTGCACGAAACTGCTTTGATTGAAGCCTTTAATTTGAAAGCAGCTATTGAATACCAGCTGAAGAACT atGCTGCTGCACAGGAAGCACTGACTGACATGCCCCCCAGATCTGAAGAG gaGCTGGATCCAGTCACTCTTCACAACCAGGCCCTAATGAACATGGACAGCAAGCCCACCGAGGGTTTTGAGAAACTCGCTTTTCTCCTTCAGCAAAACCCCTTTCCTCCTGTCACTTTTGGCAACTTACTATTGCTTTATTGTAAATATGAG TACTTTGACCTTGCTGCAGATGTCTTGGCTGAAAATGCTCATCTCACTTACAAGTTTCTCACACCG TACCTCTACGAGTTCCTGGATGCCATGATCACATGTCAGACAGCACCTGAGGAA GCTTTCCGAAAATTTGATGAAATTGCTGGAAAACTGATTGAGCAACTGCGCAAG GTGCAGGAAGCAAGGCACAACCGGGATGATGAATCCCTAAAAAAATATGTCCAAGACTATGACGAGGTTCTTGAGAG gtaCATCCCTGTACTAATGGCGCAGGCCAAAGTCTACTGGAACCGTGAGAACTACAGCATGGTGGAAAAGATCTTCCATAAGTCACTGGAGTTCTGCAATGAGCACGACACTTGGAAACTTAATGTTGCTCATGTGCTCTTCATGCAAGACAACAAATATAAAGAAGCCATTGGCTTCTATGAGCCCATCGTTAAGAAGCATTATGAGAAT CTGGAACAGTGTAACATTCAAGAGTGTCCCTGCAAAACAAAACCTTCG ATCCTTAACGTCAGTGCGATTGTCCTTGCTAACCTGTGCGTGTCATACATCATGACCAGCCAAAATGAAGAG GCAGAGGAACTGATGAGGAAGATAGAGAAAGAAGAGGAGCAAATCTCGTATGATGATCCAGACAAAAAAATCTTTCATCTGTGTATTGTCAACCTTGTAATAGG GACTTTGTATTGTGCTAAAGGGAACTATGACTTTGGCATTTCTCGTGTCATAAAAAGCCTTGAGCCTTACAACAAAAAG CTTGGAACAGACACGTGGTTCTATGCTAAGAGATGTTTTCTCTCACTGCTGGAAAACATGGCCAAGCACATGATCATGCTCAGGGATTCAGTGGTGCAAGAGTGCATTCAGTTCCTTGAGCACTGTGAAT TGTACGGAAAAGATGTGCCTGCCATCATAGAGCAGCCTCTGGAGGAGGACCGCATGCACATTGGCAAGAACACCGTCACGTATGAATCACGCCTGATAAAAGCTCTCTTCTATGAAGTCACAGGGTGGAATGAGTAA
- the LOC109057936 gene encoding tetratricopeptide repeat protein 30A-like isoform X1, which translates to MPLTTIKDGEYTATVYKMIKEGRYGDAIHILSKEHQKHTKSRAALSLLGYCYYHMQDFINAAECYEQLTHLHPEVEDYKLYYAQSLYGACSFPEAMKATFLLDSTTSHTKMIKLQAAITYGEEDFSGAKTLVEQLPQDDPDYDVDLGCLLYKEGEYEEACKKFMSSMNVLGYQPDLAYNIALCYYSLKQYAAALKYIAEIIERGIREHPELSIGLTTEGIDVRSVGNTLVLHETALIEAFNLKAAIEYQLKNYAAAQEALTDMPPRSEEELDPVTLHNQALMNMDSKPTEGFEKLAFLLQQNPFPPVTFGNLLLLYCKYEYFDLAADVLAENAHLTYKFLTPYLYEFLDAMITCQTAPEEAFRKFDEIAGKLIEQLRKVTKQVQEARHNRDDESLKKYVQDYDEVLERYIPVLMAQAKVYWNRENYSMVEKIFHKSLEFCNEHDTWKLNVAHVLFMQDNKYKEAIGFYEPIVKKHYENLEQCNIQECPCKTKPSILNVSAIVLANLCVSYIMTSQNEEAEELMRKIEKEEEQISYDDPDKKIFHLCIVNLVIGTLYCAKGNYDFGISRVIKSLEPYNKKLGTDTWFYAKRCFLSLLENMAKHMIMLRDSVVQECIQFLEHCELYGKDVPAIIEQPLEEDRMHIGKNTVTYESRLIKALFYEVTGWNE; encoded by the exons ATGCCGCTAACAACGATTAAAGACGGCGAATACACGGCCACCGTGTACAAAATG ATCAAAGAAGGGCGATATGGAGACGCAATTCATATTCTGAGCAAAGAGCATCAGAAACACACTAAA TCCAGGGCTGCTCTGTCTCTGCTAGGCTACTGCTACTACCACATGCAGGACTTCATTAATGCAGCAGAATGTTATGAACAGCTGACACATCTTCACCCAGAGGTCGAGGACTACAAACTTTACTATGCCCAGTCTCTGTATGGAGCTTGTAGCTTCCCAGAGGCCATGAAAGCCACTTTTCTCTTGGACAGCACAACTAGTCATACTAAG ATGATTAAACTGCAAGCTGCCATCACATATGGAGAGGAAGATTTTTCAGGTGCAAAG ACTCTGGTTGAGCAGTTGCCTCAGGACGATCCAGACTATGATGTGGATCTCGGATGTTTGCTTTATAAGGAGGGCGAGTATGAAGAGGCTTGCAAAAAGTTTATGTCCTCCATGAATGTACTGGGCTACCAGCCAG ATCTGGCCTACAATATAGCACTTTGTtactacagtttaaaacagtACGCTGCAGCACTCAAATATATTGCAGAAATTATAGAACGTGGAATCAGAGAGCATCCAG AGCTCAGTATTGGATTGACAACAGAAGGCATTGATGTAAGAAGTGTCGGCAACACCCTCGTCCTGCACGAAACTGCTTTGATTGAAGCCTTTAATTTGAAAGCAGCTATTGAATACCAGCTGAAGAACT atGCTGCTGCACAGGAAGCACTGACTGACATGCCCCCCAGATCTGAAGAG gaGCTGGATCCAGTCACTCTTCACAACCAGGCCCTAATGAACATGGACAGCAAGCCCACCGAGGGTTTTGAGAAACTCGCTTTTCTCCTTCAGCAAAACCCCTTTCCTCCTGTCACTTTTGGCAACTTACTATTGCTTTATTGTAAATATGAG TACTTTGACCTTGCTGCAGATGTCTTGGCTGAAAATGCTCATCTCACTTACAAGTTTCTCACACCG TACCTCTACGAGTTCCTGGATGCCATGATCACATGTCAGACAGCACCTGAGGAA GCTTTCCGAAAATTTGATGAAATTGCTGGAAAACTGATTGAGCAACTGCGCAAGGTTACGAAACAG GTGCAGGAAGCAAGGCACAACCGGGATGATGAATCCCTAAAAAAATATGTCCAAGACTATGACGAGGTTCTTGAGAG gtaCATCCCTGTACTAATGGCGCAGGCCAAAGTCTACTGGAACCGTGAGAACTACAGCATGGTGGAAAAGATCTTCCATAAGTCACTGGAGTTCTGCAATGAGCACGACACTTGGAAACTTAATGTTGCTCATGTGCTCTTCATGCAAGACAACAAATATAAAGAAGCCATTGGCTTCTATGAGCCCATCGTTAAGAAGCATTATGAGAAT CTGGAACAGTGTAACATTCAAGAGTGTCCCTGCAAAACAAAACCTTCG ATCCTTAACGTCAGTGCGATTGTCCTTGCTAACCTGTGCGTGTCATACATCATGACCAGCCAAAATGAAGAG GCAGAGGAACTGATGAGGAAGATAGAGAAAGAAGAGGAGCAAATCTCGTATGATGATCCAGACAAAAAAATCTTTCATCTGTGTATTGTCAACCTTGTAATAGG GACTTTGTATTGTGCTAAAGGGAACTATGACTTTGGCATTTCTCGTGTCATAAAAAGCCTTGAGCCTTACAACAAAAAG CTTGGAACAGACACGTGGTTCTATGCTAAGAGATGTTTTCTCTCACTGCTGGAAAACATGGCCAAGCACATGATCATGCTCAGGGATTCAGTGGTGCAAGAGTGCATTCAGTTCCTTGAGCACTGTGAAT TGTACGGAAAAGATGTGCCTGCCATCATAGAGCAGCCTCTGGAGGAGGACCGCATGCACATTGGCAAGAACACCGTCACGTATGAATCACGCCTGATAAAAGCTCTCTTCTATGAAGTCACAGGGTGGAATGAGTAA
- the LOC109057936 gene encoding tetratricopeptide repeat protein 30A-like isoform X4 yields MPLTTIKDGEYTATVYKMIKEGRYGDAIHILSKEHQKHTKSRAALSLLGYCYYHMQDFINAAECYEQLTHLHPEVEDYKLYYAQSLYGACSFPEAMKATFLLDSTTSHTKMIKLQAAITYGEEDFSGAKTLVEQLPQDDPDYDVDLGCLLYKEGEYEEACKKFMSSMNVLGYQPDLAYNIALCYYSLKQYAAALKYIAEIIERGIREHPELSIGLTTEGIDVRSVGNTLVLHETALIEAFNLKAAIEYQLKNYAAAQEALTDMPPRSEEELDPVTLHNQALMNMDSKPTEGFEKLAFLLQQNPFPPVTFGNLLLLYCKYEYFDLAADVLAENAHLTYKFLTPYLYEFLDAMITCQTAPEEAFRKFDEIAGKLIEQLRKVQEARHNRDDESLKKYVQDYDEVLERYIPVLMAQAKVYWNRENYSMVEKIFHKSLEFCNEHDTWKLNVAHVLFMQDNKYKEAIGFYEPIVKKHYENILNVSAIVLANLCVSYIMTSQNEEAEELMRKIEKEEEQISYDDPDKKIFHLCIVNLVIGTLYCAKGNYDFGISRVIKSLEPYNKKLGTDTWFYAKRCFLSLLENMAKHMIMLRDSVVQECIQFLEHCELYGKDVPAIIEQPLEEDRMHIGKNTVTYESRLIKALFYEVTGWNE; encoded by the exons ATGCCGCTAACAACGATTAAAGACGGCGAATACACGGCCACCGTGTACAAAATG ATCAAAGAAGGGCGATATGGAGACGCAATTCATATTCTGAGCAAAGAGCATCAGAAACACACTAAA TCCAGGGCTGCTCTGTCTCTGCTAGGCTACTGCTACTACCACATGCAGGACTTCATTAATGCAGCAGAATGTTATGAACAGCTGACACATCTTCACCCAGAGGTCGAGGACTACAAACTTTACTATGCCCAGTCTCTGTATGGAGCTTGTAGCTTCCCAGAGGCCATGAAAGCCACTTTTCTCTTGGACAGCACAACTAGTCATACTAAG ATGATTAAACTGCAAGCTGCCATCACATATGGAGAGGAAGATTTTTCAGGTGCAAAG ACTCTGGTTGAGCAGTTGCCTCAGGACGATCCAGACTATGATGTGGATCTCGGATGTTTGCTTTATAAGGAGGGCGAGTATGAAGAGGCTTGCAAAAAGTTTATGTCCTCCATGAATGTACTGGGCTACCAGCCAG ATCTGGCCTACAATATAGCACTTTGTtactacagtttaaaacagtACGCTGCAGCACTCAAATATATTGCAGAAATTATAGAACGTGGAATCAGAGAGCATCCAG AGCTCAGTATTGGATTGACAACAGAAGGCATTGATGTAAGAAGTGTCGGCAACACCCTCGTCCTGCACGAAACTGCTTTGATTGAAGCCTTTAATTTGAAAGCAGCTATTGAATACCAGCTGAAGAACT atGCTGCTGCACAGGAAGCACTGACTGACATGCCCCCCAGATCTGAAGAG gaGCTGGATCCAGTCACTCTTCACAACCAGGCCCTAATGAACATGGACAGCAAGCCCACCGAGGGTTTTGAGAAACTCGCTTTTCTCCTTCAGCAAAACCCCTTTCCTCCTGTCACTTTTGGCAACTTACTATTGCTTTATTGTAAATATGAG TACTTTGACCTTGCTGCAGATGTCTTGGCTGAAAATGCTCATCTCACTTACAAGTTTCTCACACCG TACCTCTACGAGTTCCTGGATGCCATGATCACATGTCAGACAGCACCTGAGGAA GCTTTCCGAAAATTTGATGAAATTGCTGGAAAACTGATTGAGCAACTGCGCAAG GTGCAGGAAGCAAGGCACAACCGGGATGATGAATCCCTAAAAAAATATGTCCAAGACTATGACGAGGTTCTTGAGAG gtaCATCCCTGTACTAATGGCGCAGGCCAAAGTCTACTGGAACCGTGAGAACTACAGCATGGTGGAAAAGATCTTCCATAAGTCACTGGAGTTCTGCAATGAGCACGACACTTGGAAACTTAATGTTGCTCATGTGCTCTTCATGCAAGACAACAAATATAAAGAAGCCATTGGCTTCTATGAGCCCATCGTTAAGAAGCATTATGAGAAT ATCCTTAACGTCAGTGCGATTGTCCTTGCTAACCTGTGCGTGTCATACATCATGACCAGCCAAAATGAAGAG GCAGAGGAACTGATGAGGAAGATAGAGAAAGAAGAGGAGCAAATCTCGTATGATGATCCAGACAAAAAAATCTTTCATCTGTGTATTGTCAACCTTGTAATAGG GACTTTGTATTGTGCTAAAGGGAACTATGACTTTGGCATTTCTCGTGTCATAAAAAGCCTTGAGCCTTACAACAAAAAG CTTGGAACAGACACGTGGTTCTATGCTAAGAGATGTTTTCTCTCACTGCTGGAAAACATGGCCAAGCACATGATCATGCTCAGGGATTCAGTGGTGCAAGAGTGCATTCAGTTCCTTGAGCACTGTGAAT TGTACGGAAAAGATGTGCCTGCCATCATAGAGCAGCCTCTGGAGGAGGACCGCATGCACATTGGCAAGAACACCGTCACGTATGAATCACGCCTGATAAAAGCTCTCTTCTATGAAGTCACAGGGTGGAATGAGTAA
- the LOC109057936 gene encoding tetratricopeptide repeat protein 30A-like isoform X3: protein MPLTTIKDGEYTATVYKMIKEGRYGDAIHILSKEHQKHTKSRAALSLLGYCYYHMQDFINAAECYEQLTHLHPEVEDYKLYYAQSLYGACSFPEAMKATFLLDSTTSHTKMIKLQAAITYGEEDFSGAKTLVEQLPQDDPDYDVDLGCLLYKEGEYEEACKKFMSSMNVLGYQPDLAYNIALCYYSLKQYAAALKYIAEIIERGIREHPELSIGLTTEGIDVRSVGNTLVLHETALIEAFNLKAAIEYQLKNYAAAQEALTDMPPRSEEELDPVTLHNQALMNMDSKPTEGFEKLAFLLQQNPFPPVTFGNLLLLYCKYEYFDLAADVLAENAHLTYKFLTPYLYEFLDAMITCQTAPEEAFRKFDEIAGKLIEQLRKVTKQVQEARHNRDDESLKKYVQDYDEVLERYIPVLMAQAKVYWNRENYSMVEKIFHKSLEFCNEHDTWKLNVAHVLFMQDNKYKEAIGFYEPIVKKHYENILNVSAIVLANLCVSYIMTSQNEEAEELMRKIEKEEEQISYDDPDKKIFHLCIVNLVIGTLYCAKGNYDFGISRVIKSLEPYNKKLGTDTWFYAKRCFLSLLENMAKHMIMLRDSVVQECIQFLEHCELYGKDVPAIIEQPLEEDRMHIGKNTVTYESRLIKALFYEVTGWNE from the exons ATGCCGCTAACAACGATTAAAGACGGCGAATACACGGCCACCGTGTACAAAATG ATCAAAGAAGGGCGATATGGAGACGCAATTCATATTCTGAGCAAAGAGCATCAGAAACACACTAAA TCCAGGGCTGCTCTGTCTCTGCTAGGCTACTGCTACTACCACATGCAGGACTTCATTAATGCAGCAGAATGTTATGAACAGCTGACACATCTTCACCCAGAGGTCGAGGACTACAAACTTTACTATGCCCAGTCTCTGTATGGAGCTTGTAGCTTCCCAGAGGCCATGAAAGCCACTTTTCTCTTGGACAGCACAACTAGTCATACTAAG ATGATTAAACTGCAAGCTGCCATCACATATGGAGAGGAAGATTTTTCAGGTGCAAAG ACTCTGGTTGAGCAGTTGCCTCAGGACGATCCAGACTATGATGTGGATCTCGGATGTTTGCTTTATAAGGAGGGCGAGTATGAAGAGGCTTGCAAAAAGTTTATGTCCTCCATGAATGTACTGGGCTACCAGCCAG ATCTGGCCTACAATATAGCACTTTGTtactacagtttaaaacagtACGCTGCAGCACTCAAATATATTGCAGAAATTATAGAACGTGGAATCAGAGAGCATCCAG AGCTCAGTATTGGATTGACAACAGAAGGCATTGATGTAAGAAGTGTCGGCAACACCCTCGTCCTGCACGAAACTGCTTTGATTGAAGCCTTTAATTTGAAAGCAGCTATTGAATACCAGCTGAAGAACT atGCTGCTGCACAGGAAGCACTGACTGACATGCCCCCCAGATCTGAAGAG gaGCTGGATCCAGTCACTCTTCACAACCAGGCCCTAATGAACATGGACAGCAAGCCCACCGAGGGTTTTGAGAAACTCGCTTTTCTCCTTCAGCAAAACCCCTTTCCTCCTGTCACTTTTGGCAACTTACTATTGCTTTATTGTAAATATGAG TACTTTGACCTTGCTGCAGATGTCTTGGCTGAAAATGCTCATCTCACTTACAAGTTTCTCACACCG TACCTCTACGAGTTCCTGGATGCCATGATCACATGTCAGACAGCACCTGAGGAA GCTTTCCGAAAATTTGATGAAATTGCTGGAAAACTGATTGAGCAACTGCGCAAGGTTACGAAACAG GTGCAGGAAGCAAGGCACAACCGGGATGATGAATCCCTAAAAAAATATGTCCAAGACTATGACGAGGTTCTTGAGAG gtaCATCCCTGTACTAATGGCGCAGGCCAAAGTCTACTGGAACCGTGAGAACTACAGCATGGTGGAAAAGATCTTCCATAAGTCACTGGAGTTCTGCAATGAGCACGACACTTGGAAACTTAATGTTGCTCATGTGCTCTTCATGCAAGACAACAAATATAAAGAAGCCATTGGCTTCTATGAGCCCATCGTTAAGAAGCATTATGAGAAT ATCCTTAACGTCAGTGCGATTGTCCTTGCTAACCTGTGCGTGTCATACATCATGACCAGCCAAAATGAAGAG GCAGAGGAACTGATGAGGAAGATAGAGAAAGAAGAGGAGCAAATCTCGTATGATGATCCAGACAAAAAAATCTTTCATCTGTGTATTGTCAACCTTGTAATAGG GACTTTGTATTGTGCTAAAGGGAACTATGACTTTGGCATTTCTCGTGTCATAAAAAGCCTTGAGCCTTACAACAAAAAG CTTGGAACAGACACGTGGTTCTATGCTAAGAGATGTTTTCTCTCACTGCTGGAAAACATGGCCAAGCACATGATCATGCTCAGGGATTCAGTGGTGCAAGAGTGCATTCAGTTCCTTGAGCACTGTGAAT TGTACGGAAAAGATGTGCCTGCCATCATAGAGCAGCCTCTGGAGGAGGACCGCATGCACATTGGCAAGAACACCGTCACGTATGAATCACGCCTGATAAAAGCTCTCTTCTATGAAGTCACAGGGTGGAATGAGTAA